ATTGCTGCCATCATCTGCATCCCGCTCATCTTTGTCTGTATTGGAATTCCCCTGATGATTCTCGTCGGCCTGGCCGCGATCATCTTCTGCATCATTGGAGGCGTCAAGGCCTACGACGGCACGCTTTACCGTTATCCGTGGGCGCTCAGGCTGATTAAGTAATTTTACTCGCTCAAACCGTTCTGAATTTCCTGCGGGAGCCGGATGAGGTCCGGCTCCCGTTTTCTTTTATCGTCTGCGGATAAGGTTACGGGGCATGCTCGTGAAGGTCCAGTTCGATCAGCAGATGTCCTTTGGGGACAACATCTCCGGGTGAAACGTGAACCGTCCGGACCGTTCCTGAGACCGCAGCGGTCAAATCGTTTTGCATCTTCATCGCTTCGAGAACCAGGAGGCTTTCACCGCGGGCGACCTTCTGGCCCGGCTGAACGCGAAGATCACAGATGACACCGGGAATATGGGCCCGGATCTCCGACGGGCAGGGTCTCGCGTAGGGTTGACGGGAAAGAAATTTCTTCGTCAACCGGGTTTCATAGGTGGTGTCCTCAAGCTTCAGAGTTCGAAGGTCGATATCGTTTTTCATGGCTCAATTGGGAGGCACGCCATGTTTCTTCAGGGGCCTCCATTCCTGCTTCTGCCCCGAGATCTCAATGGCGCGAATCAGAAAATCCCTCGTCTCGTCTCTGCGGATGATGGCATCCACGTGGCCGTTGGCCGCCGCGATATACGGGTTCGCAAACTTACATTTGTATTCGTCCACCATCTTCAGCCTCGTGGCCTCCGGGTCTTCCGCTTCGGAGATCTCCTTCCTGAAAATAATGTTTGCGGCCCCTTCCGGCCCCATGACCGCAATCTCCGCCATCGGCCATGCAAAGACGAAGTCGGCCCCCAGGTGACGGGAACACATGGCGATGTATCCTCCGCCGTAGGCTTTCCGAAGGATAATCGTGACCTTGGGAACCGTGGCCTCGCTGTAGGCAAAGAGGACTTTGGCACCGTGGCGAATAACCCCGGCATGTTCCTGATCGACACCGGGTAGGTAGCCCGGGAGATCGACGAAGGTGACCAGAGGGATATGAAAGGCATCGCAGAATCGGATGAATCGTGCCGCCTTGTCGGAGGAATCCACATCGAGAACCCCGGCCAGGACCAGGGGCTGGTTGGCGACGATCCCCACGGTCTCTCCGCTGAGGCGGGCAAATCCCACGACAATGTTCGCCGCCCAGTATTCCTGGATCTCCAGAAAGTCGGAGTCGTCGCAGACGGCCCGGATGACTTCCCGGACATCGTAAGGCTTTCTTGGTTCGAGGGGTACGATTTCATTCAGGTCGTAATGCGGTTTGGGAGGCTTGGGGGGGAAACGGTCCGCCTTTTTCCGCGAGTTCCAGGGAATAAAGGAAACCAGGCGCTTGACCATCGCAAAGCATTCCTGCTCGGTTTCTGCATAAAAATGAGCGTTTCCGGAGGTTTCCGCCTGGACCTTTGCGCCTCCCAGCTCTTCCATCGTGATTTCCTCACCCAGAACGGTCTTGATGACTTCAGGACCGGTGATAAACATCTTGGTGATCTTATCCACCACAAAGACGAAATCGGTCAGGGCGGGGGAGTAGACCGCGCCTCCCGCACATGGCCCTAAAACGATGGAAATCTGGGGAACGGCTCCCGATGCCAGTGTGTTTCGGAAGAAAATCTCCCCGTAGCCGGCGAGGGAGTTGACACCCTCCTGGATCCGGGCTCCACCGGAGTCGTTGATGCCGATGATGGGAATTCCCAGCTTGATGGCGTGGTCCATGATCTTGGTAATCTTTCGGGCGTGCATCAACCCCAGAGATCCTCCTGCCACGGTGAAGTCCTGGGCGTAAATGCAGACCGGATGGCCCTCGATCTTTCCCGTTCCCGTAATGACCCCGTCCCCCGGAAGCTGCTTCTTGTCCATTCCAAAGTCTGAACACTTATGCTCTACAAACATGTCGTATTCATGAAAGCTGTCGTCGTCCAGGATCGTCATGATCCGCTCCCTGGCCAGAAGCTTCCCCATGGATACCTGCTTCTGCGCAGCCTGGGGTCCACCTCCCTGGATCAGCGATTCCTTTTTCTTTAACAGTTCCCGGGTCTTTTCATCCTCCGACCGCATAGTCACCTCCCTGAATGAAGAACAGGCGGGGGTCCGCCTGCATCGTGCATCGTATTTGTGATCCTCCTCCGTGCCGTCGCACGCCAAAATTATACCACCATCGGAATTATGTCACCCACCACCCATCGTTAAATCAGGGCATCGTATCCAATCTCGTCAAGAAACGGGTTATGGAAAATTCCCCCCATCTTCTTCAGGTGCAGATGGGGAATCGGCTCCGTTCACGTTGCCTGTTTGTCTTCGTTGTCTGAAGTGGAAAATTATTTCCGCTGTAATCCACAAAACAGTGAAGACCCCTGCTGTAATCAAAAAGAAATGGTTCCAGTGAAAATAGTGGGTATACAGATCATCCTTCCCGGCCGTGACACCCCATTTTTCTTCCAGCTGGCGCAGTTGAACCCTGGTGAGATAGCTATAAAAAACCATCGTGATGGTATCGATATAGACAATGATGATAAACCCTCTGATTTTTTGAATCCATGTCAACCGGGGAAAGAAATCTTTCCACACGCGGTAAAGGAGAATTTCCATATAGCGTTTACGGCGTTCTTCCCTGTCCATTCCTCACCTCATCGTAAAGGCCAACAGAGGCATCCGACTCTTTCAAAGCAGACAGCAAGAGACTCGAAGAAATGCACCACCCCAGTTGCGCCAGCATTTTACCCTCATCCACTGAAAACCCCGTCATCCCGAGTAACAATTCACGTTCTGGTTCCACTTCATGCCTCATAATGGTTGATTCCGGTTTTAATTTAATTTCTTTCCTCACTTTTGGAACGGAGAAAACTTTTTAAATATGCAAGATCTTGATCAGAGATGTTGAGAAGTCCTTCCTTTTGGAGCTGCATTATTCTTTGAACCTG
This window of the Thermoanaerobaculia bacterium genome carries:
- a CDS encoding DUF4870 domain-containing protein, whose translation is MCIPLIFVCIGIPLMILVGLAAIIFCIIGGVKAYDGTLYRYPWALRLIK
- a CDS encoding acetyl-CoA carboxylase biotin carboxyl carrier protein subunit; its protein translation is MKNDIDLRTLKLEDTTYETRLTKKFLSRQPYARPCPSEIRAHIPGVICDLRVQPGQKVARGESLLVLEAMKMQNDLTAAVSGTVRTVHVSPGDVVPKGHLLIELDLHEHAP
- a CDS encoding acyl-CoA carboxylase subunit beta, yielding MRSEDEKTRELLKKKESLIQGGGPQAAQKQVSMGKLLARERIMTILDDDSFHEYDMFVEHKCSDFGMDKKQLPGDGVITGTGKIEGHPVCIYAQDFTVAGGSLGLMHARKITKIMDHAIKLGIPIIGINDSGGARIQEGVNSLAGYGEIFFRNTLASGAVPQISIVLGPCAGGAVYSPALTDFVFVVDKITKMFITGPEVIKTVLGEEITMEELGGAKVQAETSGNAHFYAETEQECFAMVKRLVSFIPWNSRKKADRFPPKPPKPHYDLNEIVPLEPRKPYDVREVIRAVCDDSDFLEIQEYWAANIVVGFARLSGETVGIVANQPLVLAGVLDVDSSDKAARFIRFCDAFHIPLVTFVDLPGYLPGVDQEHAGVIRHGAKVLFAYSEATVPKVTIILRKAYGGGYIAMCSRHLGADFVFAWPMAEIAVMGPEGAANIIFRKEISEAEDPEATRLKMVDEYKCKFANPYIAAANGHVDAIIRRDETRDFLIRAIEISGQKQEWRPLKKHGVPPN